The following coding sequences are from one Syngnathus acus chromosome 12, fSynAcu1.2, whole genome shotgun sequence window:
- the hmgcs1 gene encoding hydroxymethylglutaryl-CoA synthase, cytoplasmic gives MPGSASNNCLGPWPKDVGIIAMELYFPSQYVDQAELEQFDGVTTGKYTVGLGQACMGFCSDCEDINSLCLTVVQRLMEKNSLSYNSIGRLEVGTESIIDKSKSVKTVLMQLFEDSGNTDVEGIDTTNACYGGTAALFNAVNWVESSSWDGRYALVVAGDIAVYASGSARPTGGAGAVAMLIGPNAPLAFERGLRGTHMQHAYDFYKPNLMSEYPVVDGKLSIECYLSALDRCYSVYRNKIHAQWQREDSEKRFSLEDFGFLVFHSPYCKLVQKSLARLMLNDFLNHPCPNTETGPFSGLDAFRDIKPEDTYFDRDVEKAFMKASADLFERKTKLSLLISNLNGNMYTPSVYGCLASVIAQHTSSQMAGQRIGVFSYGSGFAATLYSLRVSQDHTPGSALDKLICSMSDLKVRLESRKKVSPAVFSENMKLREETHHLASYIPRGSVEDLFPGTWYLTRVDEKHRREYARRPLDNDLPSEPERVRCSTATEHIPSPAKKMPRIPVATSNSDNGISN, from the exons ATGCCTGGTTCTGCCTCTAACAACTGCTTGGGGCCGTGGCCCAAAGATGTGGGTATCATTGCCATGGAACTGTACTTCCCATCGCAGTATGTGGACCAAGCTGAACTGGAACAGTTTGATGGTGTTACAACTGGCAAATACACAGTGGGCTTGGGTCAAGCCTGCATGGGCTTTTGTTCAGACTGTGAGGATATAAACTCCCTTTGCCTGACAGTGGTCCAAAGACTGATGGAGAAGAACAGCCTGTCTTACAATTCAATTGGTCGTTTGGAAGTTGGCACTGAGAGCATAATCGATAAGTCCAAGTCTGTGAAAACAGTCCTCATGCAGCTGTTTGAGGACTCAGGCAATACTGATGTGGAGGGCATTGACACCACAAATGCCTGTTATGGTGGGACAGCTGCACTTTTCAATGCTGTAAACTGGGTTGAATCCAGCTCATGGGATG GCCGCTATGCGCTAGTTGTAGCCGGCGACATTGCTGTTTATGCCTCAGGAAGTGCCAGACCTACAGGCGGTGCCGGTGCTGTGGCGATGCTCATTGGCCCCAATGCACCTTTGGCCTTTGAACGAG GTCTGCGAGGAACCCACATGCAGCATGCGTACGACTTCTACAAACCTAACCTCATGTCAGAGTATCCTGTGGTAGATGGCAAGCTATCTATTGAGTGCTACCTGAGTGCTTTGGATCGCTGCTACTCTGTGTACCGGAATAAGATCCATGCTCAGTGGCAAAGAG AGGATTCGGAGAAGCGCTTTTCTTTGGAGGACTTTGGGTTTCTTGTCTTCCACTCACCGTACTGCAAGCTGGTGCAGAAGTCATTGGCCAGATTGATGCTGAACGACTTTCTGAACCACCCCTGCCCAAACACTGAGACGGGCCCCTTCAGTGGCCTTGATGCTTTCAG AGACATAAAGCCAGAAGACACCTACTTTGACCGGGATGTTGAGAAGGCCTTCATGAAGGCCAGTGCTGACTTGTTTGAGAGAAAGACCAAGCTGTCTTTGCTCATATCCAACCTGAACGGAAATATGTATACCCCCTCAGTCTACGGCTGCTTGGCATCAGTCATCGCACA ACACACATCTTCACAAATGGCAGGTCAGAGGATTGGAGTCTTCTCCTATGGATCAGGATTTGCTGCAACCCTCTATTCTCTCAGGGTCTCGCAGGACCACACACCTG GTTCTGCTCTTGACAAACTTATCTGTAGTATGAGTGACCTCAAGGTCAGGTTGGAGTCAAGGAAGAAGGTTTCACCTGCTGTCTTCTCTGAAAACATGAAGCTCAGAGAAGAGACCCACCACTTAG CCAGCTACATCCCTCGTGGCTCTGTGGAGGATCTGTTTCCAGGCACTTGGTATTTGACACGAGTGGATGAGAAACACCGTAGGGAATATGCCAGGAGACCTCTGGACAATGACCTGCCTTCAGAGCCAGAACGTGTTCGCTGCAGCACTGCCACTGAG CACATCCCGAGTCCAGCCAAGAAGATGCCGCGCATCCCTGTGGCCACATCCAACTCTGACAATGGCATTAGCAACTGA